In one Nicotiana tomentosiformis chromosome 6, ASM39032v3, whole genome shotgun sequence genomic region, the following are encoded:
- the LOC104085101 gene encoding 3-oxoacyl-[acyl-carrier-protein] synthase II, chloroplastic-like, with protein sequence MSASTVSSWSIAACMSAACENEQEKNFFNRNKTCNGLSFSNSCLVRNECSSIFGCWRSKHRRNPTSGGIRAVAVQPVMEVTSKKKPPTKERRVVVTGMGVVTPIGHDPDVFYENLLQGVSGISEIEAFDCSHFPTRIAGEIKSFSTAGWVAPKLSKRMDKFMLYMLTAGKKALSDGGITEDVMEELDKTKCGVLIGSAMGGMKVFNDAIESLRISYKKMNPFCVPFATTNMGSAMLAMDLGWMGPNYSISTACATSNFCILNAANHIIRGEADVMLCGGSDAVIIPIGLGGFVACRALSQRNSDPTRASRPWDSNRDGFVMGEGAGVLLLEELEHAKRRGATIYAEFLGGSFTCDAYHMTEPHPEGAGVILCIEKALAQSGISKEDVNYINAHATSTPAGDLREYQALVHCFGQNPELRVNSTKSMIGHLLGAAGAVEAVATVQAIRSGWVHPNINLENPEEGVDTNLLVGPKKERLDVKVALSNSFGFGGHNSSILFAPYK encoded by the exons ATGTCTGCATCGACTGTATCGTCATGGTCAATAGCTGCATGCATGTCAGCTGCTTGTGAAAATGAGCAAGAGAAGAACTTTTTTAATAGGAATAAGACTTGCAATGGcctttcattttccaattcttgtTTAGTGAGAAACGAGTGTTCTTCAATCTTTGGATGTTGGAGGAGTAAACACAGGCGCAATCCCACTTCAG GTGGCATAAGGGCTGTTGCTGTACAACCAGTGATGGAAGTTACATCAAAGAAGAAACCGCCAACCAAGGAAAGGCGAGTGGTTGTGACCGGGATGGGGGTGGTCACGCCAATTGGTCATGACCCTGATGTGTTCTATGAAAACCTGCTCCAGGGTGTCAGTGGCATAAGCGAGATAGAAGCTTTTGATTGTTCGCATTTTCCAACA AGAATTGCTGGAGAGATCAAGTCTTTCTCTACTGCTGGCTGGGTTGCGCCTAAACTTTCTAAAAGAATGGACAAGTTCATGCTTTACATGTTAACAGCTGGTAAGAAGGCATTATCAGACGGTGGAATTACTGAAGACGTAATGGAAGAATTGGATAAAACAAAGTGTGGAGTTTTGATTGGCTCTGCTATGGGTGGGATGAag GTCTTCAATGACGCAATAGAATCTTTAAGGATTTCTTATAAGAAGATGAATCCTTTTTGTGTACCATTTGCCACTACAAACATGGGCTCTGCGATGCTTGCCATGGACTTG GGATGGATGGGTCCAAATTATTCAATTTCAACGGCATGTGCGACGAGCAACTTTTGCATATTGAATGCTGCTAACCATATCATTAGAGGTGAAGCT GATGTGATGCTCTGTGGTGGATCTGATGCAGTAATTATACCAATTG GATTGGGAGGTTTTGTTGCATGCAGAGCGCTTTCCCAGAGAAACAGTGACCCTACTCGAGCTTCTCGGCCTTGGGATAGT AATCGTGATGGGTTTGTCATGGGTGAAGGAGCCGGAGTACTGCTTCTAGAAGAACTTGAGCATGCCAAG AGAAGAGGTGCAACTATCTATGCTGAATTTCTTGGTGGAAGCTTTACTTGTGATGCTTATCACATGACAGAGCCTCATCCTGAAG GAGCCGGCGTTATCTTATGCATAGAAAAGGCCTTAGCTCAGTCTGGTATATCCAAGGAAGATGTGAACTACATTAATGCACATGCCACATCCACACCGGCGGGGGATCTCAGAGAGTACCAAGCTCTAGTACATTGTTTTGGTCAGAACCCAGAG TTACGAGTGAACTCTACGAAGTCTATGATCGGTCACCTGCTAGGCGCTGCTGGTGCTGTCGAGGCAGTAGCAACTGTTCAG GCAATACGAAGTGGATGGGTTCATCCAAATATAAATCTTGAAAACCCAGAAGAGGGTGTG GATACAAATTTACTCGTTGGTCCCAAAAAAGAAAGATTGGATGTTAAGGTGGCATTATCTAACTCATTTGGATTTGGTGGCCATAATTCATCGATCTTATTTGCTCCTTACAAGTAG
- the LOC104085102 gene encoding pectinesterase inhibitor 3-like, producing the protein MKMLRFLLLILLFILHFSHFTKGKKPITSSSSSSTDLVSTSCFHASYPNICIKTLSSYNYVINTPTDLAKAAVNVSFSRAKKASNFLIKLKLQSKREKGALIDCIEQIGDSIDELRKALSELKHLHKGNGFKLQMSNLETWVSAALTNEDTCLDGFKEINGKVRYDVKRKITNVAKVTSNALYLINQLDVRS; encoded by the coding sequence ATGAAAATGCTTCGCTTTCTTCTCCTTATTCTTCTCTTCATTCTCCATTTCTCTCACTTTACCAAAGGGAAGAAACCAATCACTTCATCATCTTCATCCTCCACAGACCTTGTAAGTACATCTTGTTTCCATGCAAGTTACCCAAATATTTGCATTAAAACCCTCTCATCTTATAACTATGTCATTAACACCCCCACAGATTTAGCAAAAGCAGCTGTTAATGTCAGTTTTTCAAGAGCCAAAAAAGCTTCCAATTTCCTCATCAAACTGAAATTACAAAGCAAGAGAGAAAAAGGGGCACTTATTGATTGTATAGAGCAAATAGGTGACTCAATTGATGAGCTAAGAAAGGCTCTTTCTGAGCTAAAACATTTGCACAAAGGAAATGGTTTTAAGTTGCAAATGAGTAATTTGGAGACTTGGGTTAGTGCTGCTTTGACAAATGAAGATACTTGTCTAGATGGTTTCAAAGAAATTAATGGAAAAGTTAGATATGATGTGAAGAGAAAGATTACTAATGTTGCTAAGGTTACTAGTAATGCTCTCTACCTCATCAATCAACTTGACGTTAGAAGCtag